The Cryobacterium sp. SO1 genomic sequence ACCGCCCGTCGGTCCCGTCGGACCCGTCGGCGGGTTCCACGTCTTGGCCGGCGACCAAGGCAAGCAGCGCGACGGTTTCCTGCTGCTTCTTGTTGAGGATATGGACGTTGATGCTGCCCAGCAGAGCGAGAGCATCGGTGACCAGGCGGGAGACGAGCTCGTCGCGGGCGTCGCGGTCGTCCCACGCAATGTCGGGCTTGCCCGGCTGGGAGTAATCATGGCCGGTCAAGCCGGCGACGCTCACGTCCGCGCCGGGGATCTCCCGGCCAACACGGCGGATCTGTCCGACCAGCTGCGTGACGGTGTCCTGCCGGGCAACCGCATCCTCCAAAATTGTTGAGTCCAACGCCCGGCGTTTGCGCCCCGACAATGCTCCGGACTGGGCAATGACCGCGGTCACGGCCTCAAAAATGCGGTGCGGCCGGTCACTGGCAGCCAAGCGTTTGCGCCAATAGACCAGCACGGTCGGGTGGAAAGAGGTTTCAGTCAGCGCGAACCCGCAGGCGGCTTTCCACCGCAGGTCATACGTCAACGCCTCGGCCGCTTCCCTGTCGGAAAGGTTGTGCAGTGTTTGCAACACCATCACCGACGCGATCACGTCCGCCGGTATTGACGGGCGGCCGTTCTGCGAGGAAAACAAGTCCGCAAACGCATCATCGGGAAACAGCTCCCGACGGTGCGCTGCGAGGAAAGCGAACACCGATCCAGGCGGAAGCAAGTGCCCCGCTACGGCATCGACATCGTAAATCTCACGCTGACCATCATCACAACCCTGCATCACCCCAGTCTTAACGACCAAGAGCCGACCCGCCGCAGGCGCGCCTTAAATAAGCGACACCCGCACCCAAAGTTGTTCAGCGGCCTCCTAGGCTGGAGCGGTGCCGACCACCCCCAGCCACCCCGACCGGGGCCTCCCTGTGCGCTCGGAGGCGCTGCAGGATCTGCGCTCGGTTCCACTGCGTTCGGTACCACTGCGCTCGGTGCCACTGTGCTCGGTACCACTGCGCTCGGTGGCACTGCCGCACTGGCTCGACCCGGCCGAGGCCTTCGACCGGCTGTTCGCGGAGTCACCGTACGCAATCTGGCTCGATGCCGGCGCCGACGCCCGGAGCGGGGTGAGCTACCTCGCTGGCGCGCACCACGGCTCGCGGCTCGTCACAGTGTCGGCCCGCGCCGGCACCGTGACCTGCTCACGGCCGATGGACCCCGCCACGGCGCCCGTCACGTCGGTCGGCACCATCTTCGACTTCCTTCGTTCGGAACAGGGCAGCACCACCCAAGCAGCCGACGCCCCGGACGACGTCGGCTTTCGGCTCGGCTGGGTGGGCTGGTTCGGCTACGGGCTGGCCCGGCCGGGGCGGGCATCCGACGGCCTGCCGGACGGCGCTCCGCCCGATGCGGCGCTGCTTTTCGTGGACCGCGCCATAGCCTTCGACCATGCCGCCCACACGGTCACCCTGCTGGCCGGGTCGACGACGGGGGAGGCCGGGAACGACGTTGAGGACTGGCTGCTCAGCACCGCCCGACGCCTCGGTGAGCAGGCCGCAGCACCCACGCCGGCCCGGCCACAGGCATCCGCCGAGCCGCTCGAGGTGCGCTGGCGGCACGACGAGACGCAGTACGCCCGACTGATCGACGCCTGCCAGCGCCGCATCGCAGCCGGTGACGCTTACCAGCTCTGCCTCACCAACGAGGTCACCGTCGCCGGCAGCTTCGACCCCCTCACGGTGTACCGGCAGCTGCGCGCGGGCAGCCCGAGCCACCATGGCGGCCTGCTCAGGTTCGGCGCGCACGCGCTGCTGAGCGCCTCGCCGGAGGAATTCCTCTCCGTGAGCCCACGGGGGCGATTGCGCACCCGTCCCATCAAGGGCACCAGACCCAGGTCCGCCGACTCGGCGACCGACCGGATGCTCGCCGAGGAACTGCTCGCCAGCGACAAGGAGCGCGCCGAGAACCTGATGATCGTCGACCTGATGCGCAACGACCTGGGCCGCGTCGCCGCCCTCGGCTCCGTCGCGGTGACGTCCCTGCTGCAGGTCGAGAGCTACCCGCATGTGCACCAGCTGGTCAGCACCGTCGAGGCACGTCTCGCGCCGGGCCTGACCGGTATCGACGCCATCGAGGCCGCCTTCCCGGCCGGGTCGATGACCGGCGCGCCCAAGGCCAGCGCCATGGCGATCCTGGCCGCGCTCGAAGGCGGCGACCGCGGCATCTACGCGGGGGCGTTCGGCTATCTCGGCAGCGACGGCACCGTCGACCTGGCCATGGTCATCCGCAGCATCGTGCTGGGGCCGGCGGGCGCCTCGATCGGCACCGGCGGAGGCATCACCGCGCTCTCGGTGCCCGCCGAGGAAATCGAGGAGACCCGGATCAAGGCCAGGGCCCTGATCAGCGCCATTCGGGCGTCCGGCGGGGGACCGGCCCCGGCACGTGGCCGAGGTTTAGTAACCTAGGAGCTTGGGCGTCGCCAACGGGACCACTTTGTTGCGCGTAAACGCCACCTCACCACAATGAATGAGAGTCACGTGGCACACGAGCACGACACCATGTCCAACGGCCCCGAGGACGAAGACGGCTACGACTTCGCCGCCATCCAGGCGAAATGGGCGCCGATCTGGGACGAGCTCGAGCCCTTCCGCACCAGCGACCCCGACGACACCCGTCCGCGGAAGTACGTGCTGGACATGTTCCCGTACCCGTCCGGTGACCTGCACATGGGCCACGCCGAGGTGTACGCCCTCGGCGACATCGTTGCCCGATACTGGCGTCAGCAAGGCTTCAACGTTCTGCACCCGATCGGCTGGGACTCCTTCGGCCTGCCCGCCGAGAACGCCGCCATCAAGCGCGGCATCGACCCGCGCGGCTGGACCTACGACAACATCG encodes the following:
- a CDS encoding IS1182 family transposase — protein: MQGCDDGQREIYDVDAVAGHLLPPGSVFAFLAAHRRELFPDDAFADLFSSQNGRPSIPADVIASVMVLQTLHNLSDREAAEALTYDLRWKAACGFALTETSFHPTVLVYWRKRLAASDRPHRIFEAVTAVIAQSGALSGRKRRALDSTILEDAVARQDTVTQLVGQIRRVGREIPGADVSVAGLTGHDYSQPGKPDIAWDDRDARDELVSRLVTDALALLGSINVHILNKKQQETVALLALVAGQDVEPADGSDGTDGRWRIARRVAPDRVISTVDPDARHAHKSRQKKIDGYKAHVNAEPDTGLVTAAMLTKASGSQNSDAARGGELLAADVSIGEQNIDVLGDSAYGSGGLLTEIHAAGHRPIIKPMPLGRAVPGGFTIDDFTVDETLQTVTCPAGNVRSLSPKRRASFGSSCQACPLMAQCTTAKSGKKMQIHPLDQVRREHRVTAQDPDFQALYRQHRPMIERTLAWMTRGARRVRYRGVAKNNAGWVIRAAAINLKRLLNLGLTSQNGVWALG
- a CDS encoding anthranilate synthase component I family protein; this translates as MPTTPSHPDRGLPVRSEALQDLRSVPLRSVPLRSVPLCSVPLRSVALPHWLDPAEAFDRLFAESPYAIWLDAGADARSGVSYLAGAHHGSRLVTVSARAGTVTCSRPMDPATAPVTSVGTIFDFLRSEQGSTTQAADAPDDVGFRLGWVGWFGYGLARPGRASDGLPDGAPPDAALLFVDRAIAFDHAAHTVTLLAGSTTGEAGNDVEDWLLSTARRLGEQAAAPTPARPQASAEPLEVRWRHDETQYARLIDACQRRIAAGDAYQLCLTNEVTVAGSFDPLTVYRQLRAGSPSHHGGLLRFGAHALLSASPEEFLSVSPRGRLRTRPIKGTRPRSADSATDRMLAEELLASDKERAENLMIVDLMRNDLGRVAALGSVAVTSLLQVESYPHVHQLVSTVEARLAPGLTGIDAIEAAFPAGSMTGAPKASAMAILAALEGGDRGIYAGAFGYLGSDGTVDLAMVIRSIVLGPAGASIGTGGGITALSVPAEEIEETRIKARALISAIRASGGGPAPARGRGLVT